The following is a genomic window from Terriglobales bacterium.
AATTCGACCAGGGCCTCGGCGTTGCGCCCGACGCTGGAGTAGGCGAAGCCCAAGTGGTAGTGCCCGAGCGGCAGACCGGGTTCGATCCGCAGCGCGGTCTTGAACTCCTCGATGGCGCGCAGGCTGCGGTTGCTGTTCTGCAAGGCGCGGCCCAGCAGCACGTGGTCGAGCGCCGACCGCGGGCGGAGCCGGACCACCTTCTCCAGTTGCTCGGCGGCCTGCGGATATTGCTGCTGATCTAGAAACACCAGAGCGAGGTCATGGTGGACATCCGCGTTCTGGGGCGCAAGTTGTGCGGCCTTCTGAAGCTGCGCAATCGCAGCGGCCGCCTCGTGATTCTGGAAGTAGGCCAAGCCGAGCCAGTGGTGGAACTCCGGGTCGCTCGGCCAGCGTTCGACCGCATCCTTCCCGGCCGCGACAGCCCCGGGGAACTCCCCACCCTGCAGGTAGCTGAGCACCAGGCCGCGAAAGACGTCGCGATCCTCCGGGGCCAGGAGGCGGGCCTGCTCGAAGCTGCGCGCCGCCTCAGCGAAGTCACCGGCCTCGAGCGCCCGCTGGCCCTGGGCCAGGAGCGACTGAGCCGTCGGGGGCGGGGCTTGTGCGGAAACAGCAAGAACGCTGAGAACCACGCACGCGCAGAGGAACTGCGCAGCCGCCAAGGAAGGATGTAAGCGGGCAATCACCGGGAAGAATGACTTTAGCTTTTCGGGCGAGAGCGCGCAAATCGGCGTGAGGATCAGTGCTTGGGCTCGATGGCGTCCTGCGCCGGGCGCGGCTGCTCGTCCATGCGGAACAGATGGTGGATGGGCCCGGTGCCGCGGCCAAGAGGATAGGCGCGGGCAATGGCCTTGGTGACGTAGGCCTTGGCCAGAACCACCGCGTCGCTCAGTTGCTTCCCCAAGGCGAGGTTGGCGGCGACCGCGGTGGAAAAGGCGCAGCCGATGCCGTGCGTGGCGGTAGAGCGCAGCCGCTCGGAGGCGAACTCCAACTGCTCGCAGCCTCCTGGCCCGGCCAGGCTCAGCAGGTCGACGGGCCGCTCCAGGTGGCCGCCGGTGACCACGACGTTTTTGGCGCCCATCTCGTGCAGCTTGCGCGCCGCCGCTTTCATCTCCGCGACGTTCGAGACCGGAAGCCCGGTCAGCTGCGCGGCCTCGTCGATGTTGGGAGTGATGACGGTAGCGCGCGGAAACAGCAGCTTGGGGAGGCGCTCCGCACCCTCCTTATCGATCAGGTCGGCGCCAGAGGAGGACTTGAGGATCGGGTCGAGCACGACAAAGGGGATTCGCCCCGCGCCCAGAAAGTCGGCGACCGCCTCCACCACTGCCGCCGAGCCCAGCATGCCGATGCGCGCGGCGGCGATGGGCAGGTCCGCCGCCAGTTCTTCCAGCGTCTCGCGCACCAGCTTGGCTGAGACCGGCTCCACTCGCCGGACCCCGGCGGTGGACTGCACGGTCAGCGCGGTGATGCAGCCGACCCCATAACAGCCGTGGGCCGCCAGGGTCTTGATGTCCGCCAGCGTGCCCGCTCCGGAGGAGGGGTCGAAGCCCGAAATGGTGAGCACCACCGGCGGCGCCTGCGTCATGGCTGCGCAATGTAGCGAAAAGCAATGCTCATGGGAACGGAAAAATCCTGGGTCCCCTTCCCGGAGGCAGCGACCCGGGCGGAATCGGGCGCCTGCCGCCG
Proteins encoded in this region:
- the thiD gene encoding bifunctional hydroxymethylpyrimidine kinase/phosphomethylpyrimidine kinase, with product MTQAPPVVLTISGFDPSSGAGTLADIKTLAAHGCYGVGCITALTVQSTAGVRRVEPVSAKLVRETLEELAADLPIAAARIGMLGSAAVVEAVADFLGAGRIPFVVLDPILKSSSGADLIDKEGAERLPKLLFPRATVITPNIDEAAQLTGLPVSNVAEMKAAARKLHEMGAKNVVVTGGHLERPVDLLSLAGPGGCEQLEFASERLRSTATHGIGCAFSTAVAANLALGKQLSDAVVLAKAYVTKAIARAYPLGRGTGPIHHLFRMDEQPRPAQDAIEPKH
- a CDS encoding tetratricopeptide repeat protein, whose translation is MAAAQFLCACVVLSVLAVSAQAPPPTAQSLLAQGQRALEAGDFAEAARSFEQARLLAPEDRDVFRGLVLSYLQGGEFPGAVAAGKDAVERWPSDPEFHHWLGLAYFQNHEAAAAIAQLQKAAQLAPQNADVHHDLALVFLDQQQYPQAAEQLEKVVRLRPRSALDHVLLGRALQNSNRSLRAIEEFKTALRIEPGLPLGHYHLGFAYSSVGRNAEALVELRQEATPGQTNAEVFYQFGHTLLESGQWKEAVAALGRATQLAPNHQDAYYDLGKALLLAGQTDDAIAALGRAIQLNPQDASAYYQLSRALARKGDDAGSRQALTRFEQLKKSQKETGGMATGRDRK